The DNA window CAGGCGGCGCGGTCCTTCGTCAGGGCAGCGGCGATGGCGGCTGACAGATCGTCGCCGAGCGCGCCGGTATCCGGCGTCACGATGTCGATGGGACCGGTGACGGGATGGGCGGCGACGGGAGTGCCGCAGGCGAGCGCCTCGATCATCACCAGCCCGAACGTATCGGTGCGGCTGGGGAAGACGAAGACGTCCGCCCCGGCATAGGCTCCGGCAAGCTCCGCGCCGAACAGGGGGCCGAGGAAATGCGCCTGCGGACAGGCGCGTTCCAGCGTGGCGCGGGCGGGACCGTCGCCGATCACGACCTTCGATCCCGGATGGTCGGCAGCGAGGAAGGCTTCCAGATTCTTCTCGACCGCGACGCGCCCGACGCAGAGCATGATCGGGCGCGGCAGGCCGGCGAAGATGGCGGGCGGCGGAGCATCGGGCGTGAAGGCGGCGAGGTCCACCCCCCTGCCCCACGGCCTGACATTGGCGAGGCCATGGGCGCGGAGCTGCTCCCGCACCGAGCGGGTCGAGACGAGCACCGCCTGCGCGGGGCCATGGAACCAGCGGATATAGCGCCAGAACCATGCGGCGGGCAGGCCGGTGCGCTGCGCCACATAGTCGGGGAAGTGCGTATGGTAGGCGGTGGTGAAGGGCACACCGGTGCGCAGGCACCAGCGCCGCGCGGCAAGGCAGAGCGGCCCTTCGGTCGCGAGGTGCACGGCGTCCGGCCGGAAGGCGGCGATCGCCTGCCCCACCACGCTCGCGCGCACGAGCGCGAGGCGGATTTCGGGATAGGTCGGACAGGGGATCGACCCGTAGAGGTCGGGCGAGATGACCTCGACCGCATGGCCCATGCATTCGAGTTCGGCCCGGATGGTCTGGAGCGTGCGGACGACGCCGTTGACCTGCGGCGTCCAGGCGTCGGTGACGATGGCGATGCGCATGGGATTATTCCTCATCCACCCACATCCGTTCGTTTCGAGCGTGTCGAGAAACGGGTAGCGCAACCTCCGCGTTTCTCGACTTTGCTCGAAACGAACGGCTTCATTTTACGCGGCAATCCGCTCGCCATGGGCTGCTTCACCCGCCTTCACCCGCTTCGCGATCTCGTCGGCCCAGTGGAGCACCTCCATCGTGCCGTCGCGATGCTCGACCAGCGCGGTGCAGCCTTCGACCCAGTCGCCGTCGTTATAATAGGCGACGCCTGCGATCTGCCGCATTTCGGCGTTGTGGATGTGGCCGCAGACGACGCCGTCGACACCACGCGCGCCCGCTTCATGCGCCACCACTTCCTCGAAGCGGGAGATGAAGGAGACGGCGTTCTTGACCTTGTGCTTGGCCATTTTGGACAGCGACCAGTAAGGCAGGCCAAGCCGCTGCCGCACCGCGTTCACCGCGACGTTGAGGCGCATCAGCATGGTGTAGGCGGCGTCGCCCACGAAGGCGAGCCAGCGGTGGGCGAGCATGATCGTGTCGAACTCGTCGCCGTGCAGCACCAGCAGCTTGCGCCCGTCGGCGGTCTCATGGATCGCCTTGCGCCGGATTTCCACGCCGCCGAAGTTCATGCCGGTGAACTGGCGGAACATTTCGTCGTGGTTGCCGGGGATATAGACGACGCGGGTGCCGCGCTTGGCGCGCTTCATCAGGCGCCAGACCACGTCATTGTGGCTGGCGGGCCAGTAGAAGCGCTTTTTCAGGCGCCAGCCATCGATGATGTCGCCGACGAGGTAGATGGTGTCGCTGTCCACGCTGTCGAGAAAGTCGATCAGCATGGTCGCGTTGCAGCCGCGCGTGCCGAGGTGGATGTCGGAGATCCAGATCGTGCGGTAGCGGCGGCGCTGCCCTTCGCGCTCCGGGATGTGGAAGCGGTCGTCGGCGGCATCCTCGACGTCGCTCAGAAAAGGCAGGCGCGTGATGGCGTTCATTTCTCGTCCCCAGAGACCTTCAGTCCTCGGGAGCGATTCCCTAAGCCGCCATTGTTACAAATCCGCACCGGATATGACGGAAATGCTACGGTTTGCGCGGATTGCTATCCTCCCCTGCAAGGGGAACGATGGGCCGGGCATGGATCAGACAGTCAGCACGATCTTTCCGAAATGCTCGCCTGCGTCCATGCGGGCGTGGGCGCTGGCGGCATCCGTCAGCGCGAATTTCCGGTCCATCGCGGGACGCAGTTTCCCCTCTCCGACGAAGGGCCAGACGGTGCGCGCCAGTTCGTCGGCGACGAGGCTTTTGAACCCCACCGAGCGCGCGCGGAGCGTCGAGCCGGTGAGGGTCAGGCGGCGCTGCATGATGGCGGGGATGAAGATGTCCGCCTTCGGCCCGCCCAGCGTCGCGATGGAGACATGGCGGCCATCCTCGGCCAGACAGGCGATATTGCGGGGCAGATAGTCGCCGCCCACCATGTCGAGCACGGCTTCCACCCCGCGCCCGTCGGTGATGCGCTTCACCTCCTCGACATAGTCCTGGCTGCGGTAGTTGATCGCATGGTCCGCGCCCCAGCGGCGCGCCTGCGAACATTTGTCGTCCGACCCGCAGGTGACGATGACCTTCACGTCGAACAGGTTGCACAGGCGGATCGCCATGGTGCCGATGCCGCTGGTGCCGCCATGGACGAGCGCGGTGTCGCCGGACACGACATAGGCGCGCTCGAACAGGTTGGTCCATACGGTGAAGAGCGTTTCGGGAAGCGCGGCGGCCTCCGCCATGTCGTAGCCATCGGGGACGGGCAGGCACTGGCCCGCGGGCGCGACCGCATATTCGGCATAGCCGCCGCCTGCGATCAGCGCGCAGACCCTTTGCCCCAGCAGCGTTTCCGCGCCGCTGCCCGCCGCGACGACGGTGCCGGACACTTCAAGGCCCGGAATGTCCGACGCGCCGGGCGGCGGGGGATATTTGCCCTGCCGTTGCAGCACATCGG is part of the Sphingobium amiense genome and encodes:
- a CDS encoding NAD(P)H-quinone oxidoreductase, which codes for MADEFAVPGEMTAIGIAAPGGPEALVPQRRPVPAPGPDEVLIRVAAAGVNRPDVLQRQGKYPPPPGASDIPGLEVSGTVVAAGSGAETLLGQRVCALIAGGGYAEYAVAPAGQCLPVPDGYDMAEAAALPETLFTVWTNLFERAYVVSGDTALVHGGTSGIGTMAIRLCNLFDVKVIVTCGSDDKCSQARRWGADHAINYRSQDYVEEVKRITDGRGVEAVLDMVGGDYLPRNIACLAEDGRHVSIATLGGPKADIFIPAIMQRRLTLTGSTLRARSVGFKSLVADELARTVWPFVGEGKLRPAMDRKFALTDAASAHARMDAGEHFGKIVLTV
- a CDS encoding UDP-2,3-diacylglucosamine diphosphatase, which gives rise to MNAITRLPFLSDVEDAADDRFHIPEREGQRRRYRTIWISDIHLGTRGCNATMLIDFLDSVDSDTIYLVGDIIDGWRLKKRFYWPASHNDVVWRLMKRAKRGTRVVYIPGNHDEMFRQFTGMNFGGVEIRRKAIHETADGRKLLVLHGDEFDTIMLAHRWLAFVGDAAYTMLMRLNVAVNAVRQRLGLPYWSLSKMAKHKVKNAVSFISRFEEVVAHEAGARGVDGVVCGHIHNAEMRQIAGVAYYNDGDWVEGCTALVEHRDGTMEVLHWADEIAKRVKAGEAAHGERIAA
- a CDS encoding glycosyltransferase family 4 protein, which gives rise to MRIAIVTDAWTPQVNGVVRTLQTIRAELECMGHAVEVISPDLYGSIPCPTYPEIRLALVRASVVGQAIAAFRPDAVHLATEGPLCLAARRWCLRTGVPFTTAYHTHFPDYVAQRTGLPAAWFWRYIRWFHGPAQAVLVSTRSVREQLRAHGLANVRPWGRGVDLAAFTPDAPPPAIFAGLPRPIMLCVGRVAVEKNLEAFLAADHPGSKVVIGDGPARATLERACPQAHFLGPLFGAELAGAYAGADVFVFPSRTDTFGLVMIEALACGTPVAAHPVTGPIDIVTPDTGALGDDLSAAIAAALTKDRAACAAYGRSFTWDRSAREFLSGLHAIDPDVMDSAA